The genomic DNA AGAATTCTTCAAGAATGACCGGCCCCATCCACTCCATGCACAACCGCCTCTACATCATTCTCGATCCGTCGGTCTGTCCTGGCCGCCCCCTGGTGGAGGTCCTGACGATCGCAGCTGAGGCCGGCGCATCGCTCTTTCAATATCGCAACAAAACCGCTTCGATGAAGGCCGCCTACGCGGAGGCCCTGATCCTCAGACGAGCCGCAGCACAGGCCGGGGTTCTCTTTATCGTGAACGATCGCTGCGACTTGGCATTGGCGGTGGATGCTGATGGCGTGCATTTGGGGCAGGGGGATTTGCCACTCGATATGGCAAGGAAGGTGATGGGGCCGGACAAGTTGATCGGGATCTCTACGCATAATACGGATCAGGTCATAGCAGCCCGCGCAGGGAAACCGGACTACCTTGGATTTGGCCCAATCTTCAAACCTGGCTCCAAGCAAGACCACGACCCGCTTGTGGGGCTTGAGGGGTTACGGACGGTGCGGTCGTCCACGGCGTTACCTGTCTTTGCCATTGGGGGAATTCAGGTCGAGCAGGTTCAGGCAGTCATGCAGGCAGGAGCGGATGGAGTGGCCGTCATCTCAGCCATCTTGAAAGCCACAGATGTTCGAGAGGCCGTCAGGAGTTTTCTCGACCGGATGCCGTCACCAGCTTCGCCAGCGTCATAATCTCTACTGTCCACGCGAGTGAGATCATACCGTCGTTCCAATTCTGTTGTATGCGTGAGCGATAGGGGACTGGACCCACCACAGGAATGTTCGCGAGATGTTGAAGGAGGGTCAGGGTCGATTGCTCCTGCATGCGCGCGATCTTCGTGCGCACAGGCCGAGGTTGATTCAAGACCAAGGCAATGACATTGATCTTTCGTTGGCGGAGGGCGTGAAGTGTTAATAAGGCATGATTGATCCCGCCCAACCCTGATCGGCCCACCACGATGACAGGAAGCCCCATGCGCTGTATGAGGTCTAATCCATCGATGCTGTTCGTTATCGGCACATGTATCCCACCGGCGCCTTCCACCGCCACAAAGTCGTGCTTCTGACAGAGGGCATGGAACGCTCGCAGAATGGTGGCCAGCCGTATCGTCTGTTGTTCTGCGCGCGCAGCGGAGAGGGGCGCCATCGGGAGTCGAAAGACATAGGGACTGACTTCTGTCATGGGATCATGGCATTCAGCGGCTCGTCGCAAGCGCGCGCCATCAGACCGAGCTCTGGTCGATCGCGCGACCCCTGTCTCAACCGGCTTCATGACACCGATATCGATTCCTCGTTGCCTTAG from Nitrospirota bacterium includes the following:
- the thiE gene encoding thiamine phosphate synthase, which codes for MTGPIHSMHNRLYIILDPSVCPGRPLVEVLTIAAEAGASLFQYRNKTASMKAAYAEALILRRAAAQAGVLFIVNDRCDLALAVDADGVHLGQGDLPLDMARKVMGPDKLIGISTHNTDQVIAARAGKPDYLGFGPIFKPGSKQDHDPLVGLEGLRTVRSSTALPVFAIGGIQVEQVQAVMQAGADGVAVISAILKATDVREAVRSFLDRMPSPASPAS
- the bioD gene encoding dethiobiotin synthase; translated protein: MRRTNIHHHDSSPRGVFITGTDTGVGKTLVTAALVSHLRQRGIDIGVMKPVETGVARSTRARSDGARLRRAAECHDPMTEVSPYVFRLPMAPLSAARAEQQTIRLATILRAFHALCQKHDFVAVEGAGGIHVPITNSIDGLDLIQRMGLPVIVVGRSGLGGINHALLTLHALRQRKINVIALVLNQPRPVRTKIARMQEQSTLTLLQHLANIPVVGPVPYRSRIQQNWNDGMISLAWTVEIMTLAKLVTASGRENS